The stretch of DNA AATTCAAACCAGATCCGGGCTTACTATCAACGCCGATACCTAATGCCTTGTAGTTGCGTGGAATGACTGTAAGTTGAGACTTCAGCGGCAAACCAAATTCCATCGTACGACCATATACATAGCCACCGTCATTGCCTTTTAATAAAAAACTTGTACAGGCATTTCCGACTATTGGGCTCATTGCAAAGATAGTCGCAAGCGCGGCCGCAAAATTTTTTTGAATCATATTGACATCCTTATCGAATCAATCTGTGACCACTGATCAAGTCAGCATTAGCGATACTTTATGACGGCCCCAATGTGGGTACGCCTTCATTACAGCATATCAAACTAAGCTCTCTTTAGCAAAAAGAAAGTCAGTATGGTCACTGTTGTAAGCAGTAGCTTTGATTTACAAGCGAATCAGGCATCCAAACAAAGTCCCTAGGGCTTAAAGAGACTACAGCGCCTATTTCTCGGTGGAGAATAGGCACGTTAATAAAGTCAGGTTAGCGTTACGTAATGTAACCCCAAAAAAAACAAAACCCCCACCATTACTGATGAGGGTTTGCTTTTCTGGTGGGCCCACCAGGACTTGAACCTGGGACCAAAGGATTATGAGAGCAGAAGCCCAAGATAGAGCCATATAAACAGGGGGTCTGCGGGTGGTCAGTGTCGGTGTGCAAGCAAATGTGTAAGCAAATTTGTGGATTTAAGAGAAGTGCGAGGTCACTCTTTGGTTTTCAAAACCAAAGGATTTTTGGAGCAACCGTTTCGCACTTCGTTGCTCCAAAGTACTTTTTGGGTAATATGCGTTACTTAAAGTAACACTCAAAAAAAAGCCACCCGAAGGTGGCTAAAATCAGGAGACAGCAATAAAACTATTTAAGCCAAGTTGTAAATTCATCTGCACTAACGCGAGGAGTATGAAATGTATTTACTAATTCATGTTGATCCGCATAACCCAATGCCATACCGCATACCAGCATTTCATTCTTATTTGCCCCAATTAGCGGCAAGATAATTTTGGCGTAGTCATTCCAAGCAGCTTGTGGGCAAGTAGCGAGCCCTTCGCCTCTTGCTGCGATCATAATATTTTCCAAAAACATTCCGTAGTCGAGCATTGAACCTCTTCCTAGCTCTTTATCTATAGTAAAAAACAGGCATACCGGCGCACCAAATGCCTCAAAATTCTTACGATGCTGGGCATGCATCTTCTCTTTGTCGCCCTTGGTTATTCCTAGTAGTCCATACAGACCCCATCCATTCTCACGACGCCTGTCTATGTATGGGCTAAACCATTTACTTGGGTAATAGTCATACTCCGATTGATACTCCAGAGCTAAATCAGGATTAATGGCTATATTGTCATAGGCAGCACATACCTTTGTACATAAATCCTGCAATATATCTCCCTCTAGCGCATAAACTTTCCAAGGCTGAGTATTCGTTCCAGATGGAGCGCGAGCAGATAGATTGAGGATACTCATAACTATATCCCTTTCAACCGGATCTTTTGTAAATGCTCTTACGGACATTCTAGATTTGATCGCATCAGATACGGATTTAGATTTCATTTTCAATTTTGCTTTTTGAATGTAATTAATGGTTTATTGCTAGGTAAGTTAAAAGTCTTTCTATCAGACTCCACCTTAGATAGTGGAGTGCAGATCTTAAGGCTATTTAGGCTACGTCTAGTAAGTTCCTTGTACATATCCGTACCCTCTATTTTCCAAGCCATCTCTGCATCACTTAACTCACGCATAACTTTTGCCGGCATTCCCCCTACCAGCATTTTTGCGGGCACAACCATTCCAGCCTTAACAAATGCGCACGCAGCCACAATTGATGATTCCCCAATTTCCGCGTTATCCATAATGACTGCATTCATTCCAATTAATGCATTTTTACGCACAATACAGCCATGTAAAACAGCAGCATGTCCAATATGACCATCTTCCTCAACCAAAGTATCAGTCTCTGGAAATCCATGCAGAACGCAGGAATCTTGAATATTGACTCCAGCCTCTAGAATAATGCGCCCAAAATCACCCCTAAGAGCAGCAAATGGTGCGATATAACAGTTAGGGCCAATTAATACATCGCCAATAACAACTGCCTCTGGATGCACAAAGGCACTAGGATGTACGACTGGCTTAATACCGTCTATTTCATAAAAGGGCATATTAAGCTGCCGCCTTAATTCCGCCCATACAAAGATATTTAATTTCTAAGTAGTCCTCTATTCCATGCTTAGATCCTTCGCGGCCTAATCCACTTTCCTTTACTCCACCAAAAGGAGCAACTTCAGTAGAAATTAAGCCTTCGTTAATACCAACCATTCCGTACTCAAGGGCCTCTGCAACACGCCAAATTCGACTGATGTTTTGACCATAGAAATATGCAGCCAATCCAAACTCTGTATCGTTTGCCATCTCAATAGCCTCTGCTTCAGAAGAAAACTTGAATACTGGAGCAAGTGGGCCAAAAGTTTCCTCTCTAAAGGCCAGCATATCTTTGGTGGCACCTGATACAACAGTTGGTTCAAAGAAAGACTTACCCAATGCATGGCGCTTACCACCTATAACAAGCTTTCCACCTTTATTTATTGCATCATTAACATGCTCTTCTACTTTGGCCAAGGCTTTGTCATCAATTAGTGGACCAATAATGGTCCCATCTTCGGCACCATTTCCCACTTTTAAAGTACTTACAGCTTTAGCTAGTTTTTCAACAAATGCATCATAGATAATATCTTGCGCCATGATCCTGTTAGCACATACGCAAGTTTGACCCGCATTCCGATATTTTGAAATGATTGCACCCTTAACAGCTTCATCCAAATCAGCGTCATCAAAGACAATAAATGGCGCATTGCCACCCAACTCCATCGAAGTCTTTTTAACTGTAGTAGCGCACTGAACCATCAGCAACTTGCCAATTTCAGTAGACCCAGTAAAGCTCAACTTCTTGACTATTGGGTTAGAAGAAAGTTCACCCCCGATTTCAGCGGCAGATCCAGTGACACAGGAGAACACACCAGCAGGAACACCCGCCTCCTCGGCCAACTGACAAAGAGCTAGAGCACTAAATGGAGTCTGGCTTGCAGGCTTTAATACGATGGTGCACCCAGCTGCTAAGGCAGGGCCCACCTTACGAGTAATCATTGCAGCAGGAAAATTCCAAGGCGTAATCGCCGCACATACACCAATAGGCTGCTTAATAACGACTAAACGTTTATCGGCACCGTGCGGCGGAATGGTTTCACCATACACACGCTTAGCCTCTTCACCAAACCACTCAATAAACGAGGCCGCATAAGCAATTTCACCCCGACTCTCAACCAAAGGCTTGCCTTGTTCAGCAGTCATTAGTTGTGCAAGGGATTCCTGGTTTTTCATAATAAGATCAAACCAATTACGTAGAATCTTAGCCCGCTCTTTTGCTGTTTTATCTCGCCATGCTGGCAATGCTTTATTGGCACACTCAATTGCTCTTCGTGTTTCAACTACTCCCATTTTGGGGACTGTACCAATTAGATCACCAGTAGCGGGATTAGTTACCTTGATAGTCTCTTTACTATCAGCATCAACCCATTGGCCATCAATGTAGGCTTTTTCAAACTTGAAAGGCAAGTTACTCATGTTGTATTTGCTCGATTAATATATTTCAAAGAAGATTTGTTTCCTGTTGGGGAATTAGGTCATGCTAAATCCACCGCTAATGCTGATAATTTGACCGGTAATCCAACTACCCGCGTCAGAAGCCAAAAGTACAACCATAGGAGCAACGTCTGCAGGAGTGCCAAGTCTTCTTAATGGGTAAAACTTAGTGAGTTTTTCACGATTAGCCTCTATAAATGCAGGATCATGAGCTGTTTCAATTAAGCCTAATGCAATCGCATTAGCAGTCATGCCGGAACGTGTTTCACGCGCCAAAGATTTCATTAAAGCCACGTTACCTGCGCGAGTTGCTGCAGCCAAAGCCAATCCCGATTCACCGACACGTGATGAATCCCCGACGATTGAAATAATTCTACCGTTACCTTTTTCAAGATAAGGCAAAGCAGCATGGCAGCAATTGAGGGTTCCATAAAAACAAACATCAGTTTGCTGGCGCCACTCTTCCGGGGTGGAATCAATAAACCGCTTTCTAAAAACTAACCCTGCATTATTTACGAGGATATTTAATCCTCCAAACTCTTCTACAGTTTTAGCAACCATCGCCTTAACTGAATCTATATTAGAGATGTCGCAACCAATAGCCATTGCCCTGCCGCCAAGATCTTGAATTTCTTTAACTACAGCTTCGGCGCGCTCTTTTGATCCGTTGTAATTAACTACTACTGCTGCACCATCAGCTGCTAAGGCAAGCGAAATTTCACGACCCACATCACGCGCGCCACCAGTAATAAGAGCAACTCCTCCCGTAAGATCTGTCTTCATATTTTTTCCTTATAGTCTTTTTTAAGAATTAATTTTTATTAATTAGCTGAAAAATACGCTCTGGAGTCACGGGAAGCTCATTCACCTCACACCCAAAACTAGATAACGCGTCAGTAACTGCATTCGCAATTGCAGCTGGAGCACCAATAGTGCCGCCCTCTCCCACACCTCTGAAACCTCCAAGCGTATTAGGAGCTTTAATATCCATGTGAACTATCTTGACATCAGGTATTTCAAGGGCGGTAGGAATTGCATAATCTACCAAGCTAGCTGTAAGTACTTGCCCAACTTCGTCATACACAACCTCTTCTAGC from Polynucleobacter duraquae encodes:
- a CDS encoding phenylacetic acid degradation protein PaaY; translation: MPFYEIDGIKPVVHPSAFVHPEAVVIGDVLIGPNCYIAPFAALRGDFGRIILEAGVNIQDSCVLHGFPETDTLVEEDGHIGHAAVLHGCIVRKNALIGMNAVIMDNAEIGESSIVAACAFVKAGMVVPAKMLVGGMPAKVMRELSDAEMAWKIEGTDMYKELTRRSLNSLKICTPLSKVESDRKTFNLPSNKPLITFKKQN
- a CDS encoding nitroreductase — translated: MKSKSVSDAIKSRMSVRAFTKDPVERDIVMSILNLSARAPSGTNTQPWKVYALEGDILQDLCTKVCAAYDNIAINPDLALEYQSEYDYYPSKWFSPYIDRRRENGWGLYGLLGITKGDKEKMHAQHRKNFEAFGAPVCLFFTIDKELGRGSMLDYGMFLENIMIAARGEGLATCPQAAWNDYAKIILPLIGANKNEMLVCGMALGYADQHELVNTFHTPRVSADEFTTWLK
- a CDS encoding SDR family NAD(P)-dependent oxidoreductase produces the protein MKTDLTGGVALITGGARDVGREISLALAADGAAVVVNYNGSKERAEAVVKEIQDLGGRAMAIGCDISNIDSVKAMVAKTVEEFGGLNILVNNAGLVFRKRFIDSTPEEWRQQTDVCFYGTLNCCHAALPYLEKGNGRIISIVGDSSRVGESGLALAAATRAGNVALMKSLARETRSGMTANAIALGLIETAHDPAFIEANREKLTKFYPLRRLGTPADVAPMVVLLASDAGSWITGQIISISGGFSMT
- the gabD gene encoding NADP-dependent succinate-semialdehyde dehydrogenase, encoding MSNLPFKFEKAYIDGQWVDADSKETIKVTNPATGDLIGTVPKMGVVETRRAIECANKALPAWRDKTAKERAKILRNWFDLIMKNQESLAQLMTAEQGKPLVESRGEIAYAASFIEWFGEEAKRVYGETIPPHGADKRLVVIKQPIGVCAAITPWNFPAAMITRKVGPALAAGCTIVLKPASQTPFSALALCQLAEEAGVPAGVFSCVTGSAAEIGGELSSNPIVKKLSFTGSTEIGKLLMVQCATTVKKTSMELGGNAPFIVFDDADLDEAVKGAIISKYRNAGQTCVCANRIMAQDIIYDAFVEKLAKAVSTLKVGNGAEDGTIIGPLIDDKALAKVEEHVNDAINKGGKLVIGGKRHALGKSFFEPTVVSGATKDMLAFREETFGPLAPVFKFSSEAEAIEMANDTEFGLAAYFYGQNISRIWRVAEALEYGMVGINEGLISTEVAPFGGVKESGLGREGSKHGIEDYLEIKYLCMGGIKAAA